In Streptomyces sp. NBC_01408, one DNA window encodes the following:
- a CDS encoding HAD family hydrolase — MQPPSEALTDVLSASRAVLFDFDGPICDVFRGLPAPGVAEELADLVAQHAPHLGERAGATDDPMEVHRISREGGTTLLGVVEDALTAAELRAVKVAGPPVEGAVQALHAARDAKCHIAVVSNNSADCVIEFLAINGLAGVVDEVIGRPSLRPDLMKPAPYPLLTAASALGVEPAETVLIGDAVTDVEAARAAGARSIGFANKLPKRSTLADAGADAIIWDMQAVADALVSLGPPDRRV, encoded by the coding sequence ATGCAGCCACCCTCTGAGGCCCTGACCGACGTGCTCAGCGCGTCCCGCGCGGTCCTCTTCGACTTCGACGGACCCATCTGCGATGTGTTCCGTGGACTGCCGGCGCCCGGCGTCGCGGAGGAGCTGGCGGATCTTGTCGCCCAGCACGCCCCACACCTCGGGGAGCGGGCTGGCGCGACGGATGACCCCATGGAAGTGCACCGGATCTCCCGGGAGGGTGGCACCACGCTGCTCGGGGTGGTGGAGGACGCTCTGACCGCAGCGGAACTCCGTGCGGTCAAGGTTGCTGGGCCGCCGGTGGAGGGGGCCGTCCAGGCGCTTCACGCGGCACGGGATGCGAAGTGCCACATCGCCGTGGTCAGCAACAACTCTGCCGACTGCGTGATCGAATTCCTGGCGATCAATGGCCTCGCGGGAGTGGTGGACGAGGTCATCGGACGGCCCAGCCTCCGACCGGACCTCATGAAGCCAGCGCCGTATCCGCTCCTCACCGCCGCGAGCGCACTGGGTGTCGAGCCCGCAGAAACGGTCCTCATCGGGGATGCGGTGACCGACGTCGAGGCGGCCAGGGCTGCCGGTGCTCGGAGCATCGGATTCGCCAACAAGCTGCCGAAGCGGTCGACCCTGGCTGACGCCGGGGCCGACGCCATCATCTGGGACATGCAGGCAGTGGCGGATGCCTTGGTCTCGCTGGGGCCGCCGGATCGCCGGGTGTAG
- a CDS encoding thioester domain-containing protein, with translation MESRAPEGASAVLDGLKTYGQAVLHSGDGSVRHIPAGLYEMRVDGGGMLQTYGVGVAGQAQPQARYTESGWSGSPLAGNGEAGRIRWILEHSYPQLNDLAGLAKAAGAGALTAESAAAGTQVAIWRLADGVRVEATDPAAEKLADYLQRAAGRLPEPPASLGLDPGDVSGPVGTRLGPVTVRTGAQSVSVVPDAGAVAMGVRVVDAEGRPLTTATNGSRLYFEVPAGTPDGVASVTVHGATKVPVGRVFTSGVPAQAQIVAGSSESAATATATALWPEAQVAQADTAEAAGAGSATTSGTGVVSLGTPSGSVSPDSPEEERLASSGSSAATPVIASLAVGLVVLGGLVVLLLRKRPLDEEDQA, from the coding sequence GTGGAGTCCCGGGCACCGGAGGGCGCGAGCGCCGTGCTGGACGGGCTGAAGACGTATGGGCAGGCGGTCCTGCACTCCGGGGACGGCTCGGTCCGGCATATCCCGGCCGGGCTCTACGAGATGCGGGTCGACGGCGGCGGAATGCTCCAGACCTACGGCGTCGGCGTGGCCGGCCAGGCCCAGCCCCAGGCCCGGTACACGGAGAGCGGCTGGAGCGGCAGCCCGCTCGCCGGGAACGGGGAGGCCGGCCGGATCCGCTGGATCCTGGAGCACTCCTACCCGCAGCTGAACGACCTGGCCGGGCTCGCCAAGGCGGCCGGGGCCGGGGCGCTCACCGCGGAGAGCGCGGCCGCCGGTACCCAGGTCGCGATCTGGCGGCTGGCGGACGGGGTGCGGGTGGAGGCCACCGACCCGGCGGCGGAGAAGCTGGCCGACTACCTCCAGAGGGCGGCCGGGAGGCTGCCTGAGCCGCCGGCCTCGCTGGGCCTGGACCCCGGGGACGTGTCGGGGCCCGTGGGTACCCGTCTCGGCCCGGTGACCGTGCGGACCGGGGCGCAGAGCGTGTCGGTCGTCCCGGACGCCGGGGCCGTCGCGATGGGCGTACGGGTGGTGGACGCCGAGGGGCGGCCGCTGACCACCGCCACGAACGGCAGCCGGCTGTACTTCGAGGTGCCCGCGGGCACCCCCGACGGGGTCGCCTCCGTCACCGTCCACGGCGCGACGAAGGTGCCGGTCGGGCGGGTCTTCACCAGCGGGGTGCCGGCCCAGGCGCAGATCGTGGCCGGCTCCAGCGAATCCGCGGCCACGGCCACGGCGACCGCGCTCTGGCCCGAGGCGCAGGTGGCCCAGGCGGACACCGCCGAAGCCGCGGGCGCGGGCTCGGCCACGACCTCCGGCACGGGCGTGGTGTCGCTGGGCACACCGTCCGGCTCCGTCTCGCCGGACTCCCCGGAGGAGGAGCGGCTGGCGTCCAGCGGCAGCTCGGCGGCGACCCCGGTCATCGCCTCCCTGGCGGTGGGCCTGGTGGTCCTGGGCGGCCTGGTGGTCCTCCTGCTGCGCAAGCGCCCCCTGGACGAGGAAGACCAGGCGTAG
- a CDS encoding single-stranded DNA-binding protein, with amino-acid sequence MNDTQVTLVGHVATQIDYKETVHGPSARFRFAVTPRYFDRRKEVWTDGATSFYTVWARRALAVNLAGSVAVGEPLVVHGRLRVREDPPEGEGTRWVSAEIDATAVGHDLSRGTAAFRRVVKTDTPLMATQKAAVG; translated from the coding sequence ATGAACGACACCCAGGTGACGCTGGTGGGTCATGTCGCGACGCAGATCGACTACAAGGAGACGGTGCACGGCCCGTCGGCGAGGTTTCGCTTCGCGGTGACACCGAGGTACTTCGACCGCCGCAAAGAGGTCTGGACCGACGGAGCCACCAGCTTCTACACCGTGTGGGCGCGGCGGGCGCTCGCCGTGAACCTGGCGGGGTCCGTGGCGGTCGGCGAACCGCTCGTGGTGCACGGGCGGTTGCGGGTGCGGGAGGACCCGCCCGAGGGGGAGGGCACCCGGTGGGTCTCGGCGGAGATCGACGCCACGGCCGTCGGGCACGACCTCAGCCGCGGGACGGCGGCCTTCCGGCGGGTCGTCAAGACGGACACGCCGCTGATGGCCACTCAGAAGGCGGCGGTGGGCTGA
- a CDS encoding ALF repeat-containing protein — protein MKLSRIAAVVTAAAIAPAVLLASPAFADDHASAAGLPSSPTAPDQGPAEAGQQADPAPAEKAAEKPAEKAADKPAGKAADSGDQAERDRIEILRIMAATPPGSDMRQEGSKAIDGGPAAMRAFIETGQHQVRAEDDRVALARIAEAEKGWGVGEAADDLLSRGASPAEMRRFLEVTQHKLRDTDNRVRIFQLLGTGTPGRGLKEAAGAALTGTPEDRVAFLKTGQYKAQASDDRVEIARMMNGAGPILTEAIDAMLSGSPTHAELRHFVKVTQHELRDEDNYLSISKLINVGGAEVKAAGKAALKGSAQDRVDFLLRGQHEARAKDKAAEDAGKGKGKGTGTGTGTGAGTGTGVQPAVATGTGTTGTTSTGTGNVTTTYGGGSSLASTGAGSDTALAAGGAGAALVAGAGLVLAGRKRRAASQA, from the coding sequence GTGAAGTTGTCCCGGATCGCCGCGGTGGTCACCGCTGCCGCCATTGCTCCGGCCGTTCTGCTCGCCTCGCCGGCCTTCGCCGACGACCACGCCTCGGCTGCCGGCCTTCCCTCGTCTCCCACGGCTCCTGACCAGGGCCCGGCCGAGGCCGGCCAGCAGGCGGACCCGGCTCCCGCCGAGAAGGCCGCAGAGAAGCCCGCCGAGAAGGCCGCGGACAAGCCCGCCGGCAAGGCCGCCGACAGCGGCGATCAGGCCGAGCGGGACCGTATCGAGATCCTGCGCATCATGGCCGCGACGCCGCCCGGCTCCGACATGCGTCAGGAGGGCAGCAAGGCCATCGACGGCGGCCCCGCCGCGATGCGCGCCTTCATCGAGACCGGCCAGCACCAGGTCCGGGCCGAGGACGACCGGGTCGCGCTGGCGCGGATCGCCGAGGCGGAGAAGGGCTGGGGCGTCGGCGAGGCGGCCGACGACCTGCTGAGCCGCGGAGCCTCCCCGGCCGAGATGCGGCGGTTCCTGGAGGTGACCCAGCACAAGCTGCGCGACACCGACAACCGGGTCCGCATCTTCCAGCTCCTCGGCACGGGAACGCCCGGCCGCGGGCTGAAGGAGGCCGCCGGCGCCGCGCTGACCGGCACCCCCGAGGACCGTGTCGCGTTCCTGAAGACCGGCCAGTACAAGGCCCAGGCCTCCGACGACCGCGTCGAGATCGCCCGCATGATGAACGGCGCCGGCCCGATCCTCACCGAGGCGATCGACGCCATGCTGAGCGGATCCCCGACCCACGCCGAGCTGCGCCACTTCGTGAAGGTGACCCAGCACGAGCTGCGGGACGAGGACAACTACCTCAGCATCTCCAAGCTGATCAACGTCGGCGGCGCCGAGGTGAAGGCCGCGGGCAAGGCCGCCCTCAAGGGCTCCGCGCAGGACCGCGTCGACTTCCTCTTGAGGGGCCAGCACGAGGCCCGCGCCAAGGACAAGGCCGCCGAAGACGCAGGCAAGGGCAAGGGCAAGGGCACTGGTACCGGTACCGGTACGGGCGCTGGTACCGGCACCGGCGTCCAGCCCGCAGTAGCCACGGGCACGGGCACCACGGGCACCACCAGCACGGGCACCGGCAACGTGACCACGACGTACGGCGGCGGCAGCTCGCTGGCCTCCACCGGCGCCGGTTCCGACACCGCGCTGGCCGCGGGCGGCGCCGGAGCCGCCCTCGTCGCCGGCGCCGGCCTGGTGCTCGCGGGGCGCAAGCGCCGGGCGGCCTCCCAGGCCTGA
- a CDS encoding bifunctional phosphatase PAP2/diacylglycerol kinase family protein, which produces MADQELTWQGAVARWDRGLFDLVARRHWPGADRVLPRLGRAANHGLLWGGAATAIALFGSPRARRAAVRGVASLALASATINTVGKWSVRRPRPLLDGVPAVRQLATQPQTTSFPSGHSASAFAFTAGLALESPAWGAALAPVAVSVAFSRVYTGVHYPTDVLAGAALGVAAGFVVRRLARDVQEARVVPGDERSAAGAPALPDGAGLTVVVNTWSGTAAEAGLDALRTRLPKAEVVRWAGGDLAAELAEAASRATVLGVCGGDGTVNAAATAALRAGVPLAVFPGGTLNHFALDLGLAGAEDTCRALEAGHAVHVGVGRFSPGPEGGGYGYFLNNFSIGAYPELLRHRLRWGPRIGGAPAALLAAWKVLRAERPVPLRLAGRPLSAWLLFVGNGTYQGTGPTPRGRDSLGEGLLDVRLVLGGGRPGPRLLAAAFAGPLSRSPVHVATRLRSLRIADIPAGTPFAYDGEYAKAPAALVLDGLPDALTVYRPRT; this is translated from the coding sequence ATGGCTGATCAGGAACTGACGTGGCAAGGCGCGGTCGCCCGGTGGGACCGGGGGCTGTTCGACCTGGTGGCCAGGCGCCACTGGCCGGGGGCCGACCGGGTGCTGCCGAGGCTCGGGCGGGCCGCGAACCACGGCCTGCTCTGGGGCGGGGCCGCCACCGCGATCGCCCTCTTCGGGTCGCCCCGGGCCCGCAGGGCCGCCGTGCGCGGGGTCGCCTCGCTGGCGCTGGCCTCGGCGACCATCAACACCGTGGGCAAGTGGTCGGTACGCCGCCCCCGGCCGCTGCTGGACGGCGTACCCGCGGTGCGGCAGCTGGCGACCCAGCCGCAGACCACCTCCTTCCCGTCCGGGCACTCGGCCTCGGCGTTCGCCTTCACCGCCGGGCTGGCCCTGGAGTCCCCCGCCTGGGGCGCCGCACTGGCTCCGGTGGCCGTGTCCGTGGCCTTCTCCCGCGTGTACACCGGGGTGCACTACCCCACCGACGTGCTCGCGGGCGCGGCGCTGGGCGTGGCCGCGGGGTTCGTCGTACGCAGGCTGGCGCGCGACGTACAGGAGGCCCGGGTCGTGCCGGGCGACGAGCGGTCCGCCGCCGGGGCGCCCGCCCTGCCCGACGGCGCCGGGCTCACGGTGGTGGTCAACACCTGGTCGGGGACCGCGGCCGAGGCCGGGCTCGACGCCCTGCGCACCCGCCTCCCCAAGGCCGAGGTGGTCCGGTGGGCGGGCGGGGACCTGGCCGCCGAGCTGGCGGAGGCGGCCTCCCGGGCCACCGTGCTCGGGGTCTGCGGCGGCGACGGCACGGTCAACGCGGCCGCCACCGCTGCCCTGCGGGCCGGAGTACCGCTGGCGGTGTTCCCCGGCGGCACCCTCAACCACTTCGCGCTGGACCTCGGCCTCGCCGGAGCCGAGGACACCTGCCGCGCGCTGGAGGCGGGCCATGCCGTCCATGTCGGGGTGGGCCGCTTCAGCCCGGGGCCGGAGGGCGGCGGGTACGGCTACTTCCTGAACAACTTCAGCATCGGCGCCTATCCGGAGCTGCTGCGCCACCGGCTGCGCTGGGGTCCGCGGATCGGCGGCGCCCCCGCCGCGCTGCTGGCGGCCTGGAAGGTGCTGCGGGCGGAGCGGCCCGTGCCGCTGCGGCTGGCCGGGCGGCCCCTGAGCGCATGGCTGCTCTTCGTGGGCAACGGCACGTACCAGGGCACCGGCCCCACCCCGCGCGGCCGGGACAGCCTCGGCGAGGGCCTGCTGGACGTCCGGCTCGTCCTCGGCGGCGGCCGCCCGGGCCCCCGCCTGCTCGCCGCCGCCTTCGCGGGCCCGCTGAGCCGGTCCCCGGTCCACGTGGCCACCCGGCTGCGGAGCCTGCGGATCGCGGACATCCCTGCGGGGACCCCGTTCGCCTACGACGGCGAGTACGCGAAGGCCCCGGCCGCCCTGGTCCTGGACGGCCTCCCCGACGCCCTGACCGTCTACCGCCCCCGGACGTGA